The Armatimonadota bacterium genome contains the following window.
CCTCAAAGGCGCGGAAGCAGCTGTGGCAGTAGTAGATGCGCGGCTGGCGGGCGCGGGAGGTATAGCGGGAACCGCACCACGGGCACCGGGGGAGGTCCGGCAGGCGGTGAATGGACGGCCGGAAGAACACCTCGGGCATCGCAGCCCGCCCCTCCACCTGTAGCGTACCGCGCCGTCAGCCGGGATGCCATCGGGCGGCGGGCCGATTCCTCCGTCAGGCTGAACGAAGGCGGGCGGCCGGACGGCCGCCCGCCTTCCGAACGAGGGCGCCTGCCCGGTCAGCGCAGGGCGTCCAGCGTGGCCAGCAGGACCGTGCGGGCAAAGCGGGGGTTGTGCACGCCGAAGCTGTCGTCTCCCTCGATCAAGAAGTAGTTCCAGCCTGCCCGCACGATGGGATCGCTGGTCGGGAAGACCGGCTTGCCGGCGGCATCCAGCACGCTGCCCAGCTGGCTGTACCAGGCTCCGCCGTCGCGCAGGGTGAACTTCAGCCCCTGCTGCCCGTGGATCTCCACCGGCTCCACCGACACGATCAGGGCCGGGTTGACCTTGAAGTTGTCCGTGTACCGGTCGGTCTGGGGGTCCCAGTTGCGGATGACGGCGATCTGGTCCTTGCGGGCCATCACCCGGGCGGCGATGGCCTTCTCCACCTCGTGCAGGAGCGTCTTGATGCCGGCCTGCACGCGCTCCACGGTGACCTCGGGCCCGTGGCAGCGGATGCAGATGCCCTCCGGCGCCCTGAAGGTGTGGCTCTCCTTGCTGAAGCGCATGTGGCACGTCACGCAGGCGTCCCCGATGAAGGTGGCGTGGGGCGAGATGGTGGCTTCCGCCGGGGGGACGAAGAAGGCGTTCTTGCCCATCAGCACGTCGGCCTGGGCCGCCGTGTGGGGCGCGGTCCAGCGCCTGGGGTCGTCGGCGTTCCAGGCGATGGCCCCGTTGCGGGTGTTGTGGCAGGTCATGCACTGGGCGCCCAGACCCACCCCGATGGCCCGGAAGCCTGACGGCAGGACCGGCGTCGTCTGTGTCACGCGGATGCTGAAGTCAGGCTTGTGGCACGCGGCGCAGGTCACCGGCCGCACCGAGAACCGGTTCAACCCCAGCATGGACAGATAGGGCACGTCGGCCGGGCTGCCGTCGGGCTTGGTGATCAGGCCGGGGTTGCCCTTCTCCAGCTGCGGCAGCCAGGCCAGGTAGCCCTGCTCGGCGTGGCAGCGGGCGCAGTGCGCCGCCGTCGCGCCCCGGCGTTCCACTGTGGCCTCGTCGCGGGCCAGCTCCCGGTTGGCGTGCCCGCTGCGCAGCCACTGGGCGCGCTGATCCGCCTGGGCCCGGACCGCCGCCGTTGTCCCCGCGAACACCAGGACGGCCGCCAGCAACCCCACCGCAGCCGCCCGCAGCATGACGCGCACCCGTCCGTTCATGGATGGCTTCCTCCTTGTCCTCCACTGTTGTCCGGGCTGCCCGCGATCATCCCGCCCGGCGGGCCGGGTGGACGCGCAACCACGCCTCGGCAATGCGCTCCACCTCCTCCCGCGGATAGCGCCGGCGGCCGCCCGGCGTCAGCACGTAGGGGAGCCGTCCCTCCCGCGTCCACCGGTAGATGGTGTGGGGCGAGACGTCGAACAACCGGGCGACCTCCGCCCGGGACAGGTAACGCCGGTCCGAGCCGGCGGGATTCTCCAGGGCCCCAGACATGTCCGCTCTCCGCGTCCCGCGCTCATCCTATGCGCGGGGCGCGCGCACCGTACATAATGCAACCGACCCAATCTTCCCCCGGGGCGCATCAGACCGTCTGGGGGGGGAGGGGTCGGGTCCGGACTGGAGGGCTCGGCCTTGCCCCCGGCGGCCAGGTGACCATCCCCCCGTCCCCGGGCGTGGCCGGGGCGCCCGACGCGGCCGCGACACCGCCGCTCCGGCTCCCCCGGGGTCCCTGCGACCGGAAGAGGTGCAGAAGCTCAGTAGATGAACTCGTCGATGTCGTAGCGGGCGACTTTGGGGCCCCGCAGCCGGGGGAACCGTAGCCCCTCCCGCAGCCGGCGGATCTGCTCCCGCATCTGCTGGGGGGTCAGGGGCTCCAGCCCGCGAGCCCGGGCGACGGCGGCGTAGTCGGAGTGGGGGCGCTCGACGAACGCCGAGAGGTAGATCAGGTCGCCCTCATCCAGCGGCAGGGCGTTGAGCAGCTGGAGCGTGCGATCCACGTGGCTGTCGGCGAACCTCCGCCCGCCCACGCCCGCCATGACGATCACCCCCACCTGCAGGCCCGCGGCCTTCAGTGTCCGG
Protein-coding sequences here:
- a CDS encoding helix-turn-helix domain-containing protein → MSGALENPAGSDRRYLSRAEVARLFDVSPHTIYRWTREGRLPYVLTPGGRRRYPREEVERIAEAWLRVHPARRAG